CTGCGGCGTAGCCGACGAATTGGTCGTCGCCGACACGGTGCCGTCGGTACCGATGGTCAGGCTCTGCACGTTCGGCGGCACGGTGATGGCCGGCTCCAGCGGGTAGCCGTCCGAGGTCACCAGCTGGCCGTTGGGATCGGTATGCAGGGAGCCGTCGCGCGTATAGGCCACGGTGCCGTCGGGCATGCTCACCTGCAGGAAGCCACGCCCCTGGATGGCCACGTCCAGCGAGTTGCCGGTCTGCGTGACGCTGCCTTCGGTGAACAGCTTCTCGTTGGCCACCACGCGCACACCGGTGCCCAGCATCAGGCCCGAGGGCGACACGGTCTGCTCGGTGGTCTGCCCACCCGGCTGCCCCTTGTTCTGGTACATCAGGTCCTGGAACGAGGCGCGCGAGCTCTTGAACGCCGTGGTGTTGGCGTTGGCCAGGTTGTTGGAGATCACGTCCATGCGCGTCTGCTGCGCGTCAAGGCCGGTCTTGGCGATCCAGAGGGAAGAGAACATCGGTTACTCCTGAAAAAGGCTGAGAGCCGCTAACAACATCCCGTCACACTTCAAGCTCGTCATTCCCGCGAAGGCGGGAATCCAGTGTCTTCAAGCTCGTTGAGGTCTAAGGCACTGGATTCCCGCCTTCGCGGGAATGACGATCAAAACCTTCGGGGTTCCTGGTCGTTTCATCAGCCGCACTTAATTGGCCTGCATCAGCTTGAGGCTGGCATCGGCGTTGTCCTCAGAGGTCTTGATGGACTTCACCTGCATGTCGTACTGGCGCGAGAGCGCGATCATCTTCACCAGCTCCGCCGATGGATTGACGTTGCTGCCTTCCAGTTCACCCGAGGCGATGGTGACGTTGTCGTCGATCGCCGCCGTGCTGCCGTCGTTCATGTGCATCAGGCCATCGGAACCCTGCGACATCTGCGTGATGTCGGGCTTGACCAGCTTGATGCGATCGATCTGCGAAATGGAGTTGGCGCCCTGCCCCTGCGGCACCGTGGAGATGGTGCCGTCAGAGCCGACGCTGATGTCCGTGGCCGGCGGAATGGTGATGGGGCCGGAACCACCCATCACCGGGTTGCCCTTCGCATCGGTCAACGCACCATCGGCGGTGAGCTGAAGATCGCCGGCGCGCGTATAGGCTTCCGAGCCGTCCGGCGCCTGCACGGCGATGAAACCATCGCCGCGCACGGAGATATCCAGCGCGCGCCCGGTGTTGACCGGCGAACCCTGCGCGCTGCTCTGGCCGATGCCGTGCGTCACCGCATTGATGCGCGCCGGCTGGCCTTCGCCCAGCACCGGCACGCTCTGGAAGGCGGAGAGCTCGCTCTTGAAGCCGACCGTGGACGTGTTGGCCAGGTTGTGGCTCACCGCTTCCTGGGCACGCATGATCTGCGTGGCCCCGGTCATCGCGACGTAGACGGAACGATCCATGGCTGCCCTTCGCTATCGCGGGTGATTAACGGGAAACAGCGTTGAACAGCGCCGAAGCCAGCGTGTTGTCGGTCGACAGCACCTGGGCATTGGCCTGGTAGTCGCGCTGCGCCTGGATCATGTTCACCAGCTGCGCGGTGGTGTCGGCGGTGTTGGAGCTTTCCAGCGCACCCGACTGGATGGTGCCGAACTGCCCCACGCTCGCCGTGCCCATCACCGCCGGGCCGGAATCCGTGCTGGCTGCCCAGGTGGTGTTGCCCAGCTGGCGCAGGCCCTGCACGTTGGCGAAGTTGGCAATCGCCACCTGGCCGATCTGCGTGCTCTGGTTGTTGGAGTAATAGGCGGTGATCACGCCCTTGCTGTCGATGTCGATGCTCGACAGCGTGCCGGCCTCGAAGCCGTTCTGCTGGATAGTGCCGGCGGAATAGTCCGTGCCGTACTGCGTGGTGTTGGCCACGTTGAGCGACAGCGTCATCGGCGAGGAACCGTTGGCCAGGTTCACGCTGTTGAAGGCCAGCTTGCCGTTGCTCGGCGTGGCCAGCTTGCCGGTAGCGTCAAAGGTCAGCGGTTGCGTACCCGCGCTCTGGCCGTCCACGTAGAGGTTGGCGTTCCAGGTGTTGGTGCCGGTCTTCACGTAGTAGATCGTCGCCTGGTGCGAACCGCCCTGCGAGTCGTACACGGTCACCGGCGCGGCGGCGTTGTAGCTGGTGGAATCGGTGGTACTGAAGGCATTGGCCGGCACGCTGGCGCTCGCCGGCAGGTTCGACGTCATGGTGATGGTCGAGGTGGCCGTGGCGTTGCTCTGCGCGGTGACCCAGTTGAAATCGGTCAGCGTGCTGCTGTCGAAACCACCGGCACCATTGGCCGGGTACATCTGCAGATGCGCGCCATCGGGCGTGGTGATGTAGCCGTTCGGGTTCTTCTGGAAATCACCGGCGCGCGTGTACTGCACGCCGCTGCCGTTGTTCACCACGAAGAAGCCGTTGCCGCTGATGGCCAGGTCAAGGCTGTTGTTGGTGGTCTGGATGTCGCCCTGGTTGAACTGCTGGGCCACTTCCTGCAGGCGCACGCCGCTGCCCACCGCGGTGGAGTTGATGTTCAGGCCGGTCACCGCGTAGATGTCCGCGAACTCCGCGCGCGAACCCTTGAAGCCGGTGGTGTTGGCGTTGGCGATGTTGTTGGAGATGACGTTGAGATCGGACTGGGCCGCGTTGATGCCGCTGAGCGCCGTATTGAGTGCCATGTTCTATTCCTCTTTGGAGTGGACGCGCGAAGCGTCAGAGAATCTGTGCCACCTGGCTGAGCGGCACGCCGCCCACGCCCGAAACCTGCAGGTACGTGCCCAGCGAACTGCCGCCATAGCCCACGCCCGTCACCGTGCCGGCGACATAGGTACTGAGCGCGGTGCTGCCACTGGCCGCCTTGAGGGTGTACGTGCCGGCGGCCACGGCATTGCCGTTGTCGTCCTTGCCGTCCCAGCTGAACTGCGCGAGGCCCGCGTTCTGCGCGCCCAGCGGAATATTGCGGATCACGTTGCCGTTGCCGTCCACCACCTGCACGTTGACGCTGGTGGCGCTGGTCACGTTCACCGCGCCCTTCACCGCGTCGCTGCCGTCATAGGTGGTGGAGCTGCCCGGCACCAGCACCTGGCGATTCACCAGGTTCGATGAACTGAGCACCTGCGAGGTCTGCATCGACGTGTTGACGCTGGTTGCGAGCGACTGCAGGTCGGTATCCAGCTGCTGCGTCGCCGAGAGCTGGCTGAACTGCGCCATCTGCGAAACGAACTGCGAGTTGTCGACCGGATTGGTCGGGTCCTGCGCCTTCAGCTGGGCCGTCATCAACTTGAGGAAGTCGGCCTGCGACATACTGCTCGACAGCGACGAGTTCGCGCTCGAGGTGCTGGTCGCGCCGGTGCTGCCGGTATTGGTAGTGCTGGGAATCGTGGACACGTGGGTTTCCTCCCGGCTTACTTGCCGAGGTCGAGGGTCTTGACCATCAGCTGCTTGGTGGTGTTCATCGCCTCGACATTGTTCTGGTACGAACGCGATGCGGTGATCATGTTCACCAGCTCGTCGATGGGATTGACGTTGCTGCCGTAGACGTAGCCCGTCCCGTCCGCCATCGGGTTGCCAGGCTCATAGCGCGCCTGCACGTCGGCCTGGCTTTCGGTCACGCCCTTCACCTGCACGCCGACGGCGCTGTCCGCCTCGGCGGTTTTCGCACCGCCAACGGCCTTCTGCACGGCGGAGAACAACGGTTCCTTGGCGCGATACGCCCCCTCCGGCGTGCTGGACACGCTGTCGGCGTTGGCAAGGTTGCTGGCTACGGTGTTGAGCCGCAGCGACTGTGCTGCCATGCCCGAGCCCGCGACATCGAAAATCTTGAACAGTGACATCAGCCCTGGCCTCCGGTGATGGCCGTGCGCAGCATGTGGATCTGCGCGGTGATGAAGGAAAGACTGGCCTGGTAATGCACGCCATTGGCGGCGAAGTTGGCCTGCTCGACCTGGGTATCCACGGTGTTGCCGTCCATCGACGGCTGCGTGGGCGTGCGATATGCCAGCTTCTGCGCGGACTGTGCCTGCGGATCGATCTGGCCCTGCTGCGTGATCGTCATCGGCAACGCGCTGCTGGTGCCGCTGGCGCTGGCCAATGCCTGCTTGAAATCGACGTCGCGCGCGAGGTAACCCGGGGTGTCGGCATTGGCGAGATTGCTCGCCAGCACCTCACTGCGCTTCTGCCACAGGTCCAGTGCCTGGGTGTGGAGACCGAACAGGTTGTCGTTGATGGAACTCATCGCTCACTCCTGCGGCAGGGGCCGCGGGATGGGTTTGAGCAATTTGCGTGCCACGGTTTGCGGGGCGGCTGGGAGGCCGCGTGGTTGCTGGGTTTGTCCGGTTTTGTGGGGGTGGCGCGTGAGGGGATTGGGTGGGGATGTCGGAAAGTCGACGCGGGGTGTAGCGGGTTCCTGACGGGGGGTTTGTCAGGGCCCGGGGATGGCTTGTCGTGACGGTGCCGAGGGCTTGGCCCGTCTCCTCATAGGGGTGCGCGGAGAGCAGCTATGGATGGCCGCAGGGCTGGGGCAGAGAGAGAGTATGTGCAGAGGTGACGGATGGGTGCTCGCCTCAAGGTTTCAAAAGAACCGTCATCCCGGCGCAGGCCGGAGGCGCTTCACAACAGCCGAAGGCTGGTCATCCAGTTTCTGTCGTGGTCGGTCGTCGCATCGTGCGATCCCGCGATCGGGCCGCTTACGCAGCGGGCGTTTCGACCTTCTGCCGAAGGCCGAGTCACTTTTCTTTTTGCTGGCCCAAAAGATCCCACGGGGACTAGCTTCGCGTCGAAAGTAACCCAAAGAAAATGGCCTGAAGAGCCAGAGCTGGCAGCATTCTGCTGGGATAAGCCCGAACGCGTGAGGCAGATCGTTGCTTAGCTACCTTCGCCTCTACACAGCGGGTAGTGCCAAGCGCTTCGCAACGCGCCATGGCGATGAGGACTTAAAGCAGCCCCTCGCTTCGCTTCGGCCCTGATGGACCCGCACGCCCGCCCGCTTTTCTCTTTTCTGTGGGAGCGCACCCTGTGCGCGACAACCTAACGGAGCGGTGACTACGAGACGCCCCAGTCGCGCACAGGGTGCGCTCCCACAAGGTATCCGCCATCTTGGAGTGCTCCGCTGACGCCTCGAGCTCTCGCTTTGGCTTTTGGCTTTTGGCTTTTGGCTTTTGGCTCTTAGCTCTTGATCTCCCGGGTCCCCGTATGACGCGGCGGGCGGGTGGAGGAATAGCCCGAAGGGTGGCCGGCAAGGATGCCGGCCAGTTTGTCGTCAGGGCAGGATGCCCTGTCGACAAACCCCGCAACCCGACCGCGAACCTGGA
This genomic interval from Dyella japonica A8 contains the following:
- the flgG gene encoding flagellar basal-body rod protein FlgG gives rise to the protein MFSSLWIAKTGLDAQQTRMDVISNNLANANTTAFKSSRASFQDLMYQNKGQPGGQTTEQTVSPSGLMLGTGVRVVANEKLFTEGSVTQTGNSLDVAIQGRGFLQVSMPDGTVAYTRDGSLHTDPNGQLVTSDGYPLEPAITVPPNVQSLTIGTDGTVSATTNSSATPQTLGTLQLADFINPAGLQPMGQNLYQETASSGAPQTGQPALNGMGSLLQGSLESSNVNVVAEMVNMIETQRTYEMNSKAISSTDQMLQDLTDKM
- a CDS encoding flagellar hook assembly protein FlgD encodes the protein MSTIPSTTNTGSTGATSTSSANSSLSSSMSQADFLKLMTAQLKAQDPTNPVDNSQFVSQMAQFSQLSATQQLDTDLQSLATSVNTSMQTSQVLSSSNLVNRQVLVPGSSTTYDGSDAVKGAVNVTSATSVNVQVVDGNGNVIRNIPLGAQNAGLAQFSWDGKDDNGNAVAAGTYTLKAASGSTALSTYVAGTVTGVGYGGSSLGTYLQVSGVGGVPLSQVAQIL
- the flgC gene encoding flagellar basal body rod protein FlgC, whose product is MSLFKIFDVAGSGMAAQSLRLNTVASNLANADSVSSTPEGAYRAKEPLFSAVQKAVGGAKTAEADSAVGVQVKGVTESQADVQARYEPGNPMADGTGYVYGSNVNPIDELVNMITASRSYQNNVEAMNTTKQLMVKTLDLGK
- the flgB gene encoding flagellar basal body rod protein FlgB, with the translated sequence MSSINDNLFGLHTQALDLWQKRSEVLASNLANADTPGYLARDVDFKQALASASGTSSALPMTITQQGQIDPQAQSAQKLAYRTPTQPSMDGNTVDTQVEQANFAANGVHYQASLSFITAQIHMLRTAITGGQG
- the flgF gene encoding flagellar basal-body rod protein FlgF; translation: MDRSVYVAMTGATQIMRAQEAVSHNLANTSTVGFKSELSAFQSVPVLGEGQPARINAVTHGIGQSSAQGSPVNTGRALDISVRGDGFIAVQAPDGSEAYTRAGDLQLTADGALTDAKGNPVMGGSGPITIPPATDISVGSDGTISTVPQGQGANSISQIDRIKLVKPDITQMSQGSDGLMHMNDGSTAAIDDNVTIASGELEGSNVNPSAELVKMIALSRQYDMQVKSIKTSEDNADASLKLMQAN
- the flgE gene encoding flagellar hook protein FlgE produces the protein MALNTALSGINAAQSDLNVISNNIANANTTGFKGSRAEFADIYAVTGLNINSTAVGSGVRLQEVAQQFNQGDIQTTNNSLDLAISGNGFFVVNNGSGVQYTRAGDFQKNPNGYITTPDGAHLQMYPANGAGGFDSSTLTDFNWVTAQSNATATSTITMTSNLPASASVPANAFSTTDSTSYNAAAPVTVYDSQGGSHQATIYYVKTGTNTWNANLYVDGQSAGTQPLTFDATGKLATPSNGKLAFNSVNLANGSSPMTLSLNVANTTQYGTDYSAGTIQQNGFEAGTLSSIDIDSKGVITAYYSNNQSTQIGQVAIANFANVQGLRQLGNTTWAASTDSGPAVMGTASVGQFGTIQSGALESSNTADTTAQLVNMIQAQRDYQANAQVLSTDNTLASALFNAVSR